CCGCTTATTGCTGCTGTCTTTACACGTGTAGCGGGTCGGTGGTGGTGTTCGGTCTCCGAGGGTTTTCGGGCTGCACACACTCACTGACCAATACAATAATGTTCTCGCCCCACACGCAAAAACTGATCCAATGAAATGACAGATTTCTAGACACATCCAATAAAAATGTCATTCTGACACATTGTTTCGTTTTAAATGTGACACGTCCAATCAGGGAATACAGATTTTCAGTTAGCTTGATTGACAGCTAACTATCCAGACGCGTTCTGCAGGCATTGCACACGTGGATAGTTAGTTGTCAGAGTAAAGTCATGGACACGTTTTTAAAATGTGCAGCTCCCTCTTTATCCACTCCTGCTTCCAATGTCAACGACAAGGCAGACAACCCGGTCCCCTGTCAAGAAGAGAAAATATGACTCCGACTTCATCGAATATGGTTTTCCATATATAGAAGACAGACAGGGGGAGGATAGACCGCTGTGCGTCCTATGCAACGAGCTGTTAGCTAATGAAAGCATTAGCACCAGCGGGTGTTTTATCATGCAGGGGTCCGCTGGCTTTCCAGGGGTAAAGTTTTGGCTCGCTTTTATGGGCTTCGAGCGGAGATCGCCGCGTTTCTTTCGGAAAAAAACAAGTAACTTCTGGCCGAACATTTCGATTGTGAGGAATGGTTCGCGCAGGTTGCCTACCGAGGGGATATTTTTGATGATCTGAATTTGCTCAATGTGTCAATGCAAGGGAGGGCGCACACAGCGACACACTGGAAGACATTGTTTTCTTTTAACAGCATCTTGTCAAGCTGTATGGAAAGTTTTGCCACTACTTcccagaggagaacaggagacaaGATGACGGGATACCGGACCCTTTTCGAGTGGAGTTTCTCCACTAGAGGGCAGCACCACTGGTCTACAGTGTTGGTGGATCATTCTGAGTTTCTCCACTAGAGGGCAGCACCACTGGTCTACAGTGTACATGTGTTGGTCGGATATTCTGAGTTTTCCCACTAGAGGGAAGACCACTGGTCTACAGTGTTGGTGGATGATTCTGAGTTCTCCACTAAGGGCAGCACATGTGCAGTGTCTGGGTAATTCTGATTTCTTCGACTAGAGGGCAGCACCACTTGGTTACATTTTTTTGTGGATCATTTGTTTTCTCCACTAAGGGCAGCAGCATCTGGTCTACAGTGGATTGGTGGGATATTCGAGTTTTCACTAGAGGGACAACGACTGGTCTTACAGTGTTGGTCGTCATTCTGAGTGTTCTCACTTAGAGGGCAGCACACGGTCAGCAGTGGTTGGTTGGATCATTCTAGTTTCTCGCACTAGAGGGCAGCACCACTGGTCTGACAGTGTTGGTGGATCATTCTGAGTTTCTCACTTAGAAGGGACGCACCACTGGTTACATGTTGGTGAGTAATTCTGAGTTTCTTCTCCACTAGGGGGCACATCGGTGACAGTGTTTGGTGGTCATTCTGAGTTTTTTCTCCACTAGAGGGGCTACCACTTGTAACAgtgttggtgggatattctggAGTTTCTCCACTAGAGGGACACATGTCTATAGTGTTGGTGGAATTTTCATTCTGAGTTTCTCCACTAGAGGGCAACACACTGGTCTAGCAGTGTTGGTGGATGCATTCTGAGTTTCATCACTAGAGGGCAGCACCCTGTCTACAGTGTCTGGTGTGGATCTTCATGAGTTTCTCCACTAGAGGCAGCACCATGGTCTACAGTGTTGGTGGAATCATCTGAGTTTCTCCCTATCAGTGCAGCACATGGTCTTAACAGTGTTGTGGTGGCATTCGTGAGTTTCTCACTACAGAGGAAGCACCACTGGTCTACAGTGTTGTGAATCATTCTGATTCTCCACTAGAGAGCACCGACTTCTAGCAGTGTTGCTGGATATTTATGAGTTTCTCGCATAGAGGCAGCATCCTTGTCGCAGGTGTTGTGGGTATTCTGAGTTTCTCATATGACGGCAGCCACACTGTCTATCAGTGTTGTGTGGATCATTCTGAGTTTCTCACTAGAGCAGCACACTGGTTACAGTGTGGTGATCCATTCTGAGTTTCTCCATAGAGGGCAGCCCACTGGGTCTACAGTGTTGGTGACGATTCGAGTTTCTCCACTAGAGGCGAGCACCACTGTCTAATCAGTGTTGGTGGATCATTCTAGTTTCTCCACTAGAGGGCAGCACGCACAGGGGGGGCCAGTTCTTAAGGCAACCTGTAACAGTGTTGGTGGGTCATTCGAGTATCCTATAGAGGGAGCACGCCATGGTCTACAGTGTGGTGATCATTCTGGTTTCTACCCACTAGAGCAGCACACACTGGTCTATCATTGTTGGTTGGATCATTCTGAGTTCTATAGAGGAGCACACTGTCTTACAGTGTTGGTGGATCATTCTGATTTTCCACTGGGCAGCACCATGGTCTACAGTGTTGGTGGATCTATCTGAGTTTCTCACTAAGGGGCAGCACGCTACTGTCTACAGTGTGGTGATCACTTCTGAGTTTCCAGCTAGATGGAGCACCACTGGTCTACAGTGTTGGTGGTCATTTGAGTGTTCTCCACTAGAGGCAAGCACACTGTCTATACGTGTTGGTGATCATTCTGATTTCTCATCATAGAGGGCAGACACTGGTAAGTGTTTGGTGATCTTCTGAGTTTTCCCTCAGAGGCAGCAAGCCACTGCGTTCACAGTGTTGTGGATATGAGTTTCTCACTAGAGGAGCACACTGTCTACAGGTTGTGATCATCTGAGTTTCTCCCCTAGAGGCAGCGCCACTGGCTACAGTGTTGTGGATCATTTGAGTTCTCCACTAGAGGCACGCAACTGTATCGTGTTGTGGATCATCTGAGGTTTCTCCCACTAGAGGCAGACACGGTCTACAGTGTTGGTGGATCACTTCTGAGTCTTCTCCACTAGAGGAGCACCACTGTCTACATGTTGGTGATCATTCTGAGTATCCCACTAAGGGCAGCACCACTGGTCTACAGTGTTGGGTTTGTCCACTAGAGTAGATGTACTTGAGTATATCTCTTCCATAGAGGCAGACCACTGGTCTAAGTGTGTGGATTGGGATCATTCTGAGTTTCTCCACTAGAGATGGCCAGCTACCAACTGTCTACAGTGTTGGTGGATCATATCTGAGTTTCTCACTAAGGAGGCACCACTGGTCTTACAGTGTTGGTGATCTTCTGAGTATTCTCCACTAGAGGGCACCACCCTGGTCTACGAGTGTTGTGTGATCATTCGTGAGATTTCTCTACTAGAGGCAGCACCATGTCGTCTGACATGTTGGTGATCATCTGAGTTTCTCCACTAAGAGGCACAGCCCACTGGTGCTACAGTGTTGTGTGGATCATTCTGATTCTCCCATAAGACGGCGAGCACCATGGTCTAACGTGTTGGTGGATTCTGAGTTTACCCACAAGGGTCAGCACCATGGTCTACAGTGTTGGTGAATGTCTAGTCTTCCCATTGAAGGGCAGCACCACTGGTTCTATCAGTGTTTGTGTCATTCTGTTTTCCATAGAGGAGCCCATGGTCTAAGTGTTGGTGGATATCTTGAGTTTCTCACTAGAGGCAGCACACTGGTCTACCAGTGTTGGTGATCATCTGATGTTCTTCCACTAAGGAGCAGCACATGGTCTTACATGTTGGTGGATCATCTGTAGGTTTCTCCACTAGGGCGCACACTGTCAGTTGTGTGGTTATGATTCTGTAGTTTCTCCCTAAGGCAGCACCACTCGTCCTACAGTGTTGGTGATATTTCTGAGTTTCTCCATCGAGGAGCATGCACCAGTGGTAATAGAGTGTGTGGATCATCTGAGTTTCCCCATAGAGGGCAGCAGCCACTGTCTACAGTGTTGGTGGATCATTCTGAGTTTCTCACTAGAGGCAGACACCATGGTCACAGTGTTATGGGGATGATTCTGAGTTCTCCACAAGAGGCACACACTGGTCTACAGTGTGGTGGATCATCTGATTTCCACTAGAGGCTCACACAATGGTCTACATGTTGGGATCATCTCTGAGTTTCCTCCGACTAGGGGGCGCACCATGTCACGTGTGTGGATCATTCGATTATCTCCCACTAGAGCAGCACATGTCTAACGTGTATTGGATATTCTGAGTTTCCCCACTAGCAGGGCAGCACCACTGGTCTACAGTGTTGGTGGATCATTCGATTTCACCCTAGAGGCAGCACCACTGTCTACAGTGTTTGGGATATTCGAGTTTTCTCACTAGAGGGCAGCACACTGGTCTTAACATGTTTGGTCGACATTCTTCGAGTGTCGCATAGAGGGCAGCACCACTTGTCTATCATGTTGGTGATTTTCTGAGTTTCCCACTGAAGGCGCCAGACACTGGTTCAGTGTTGCTGTGATTCATCTGAGTTCCCCCACTGAGGCAGCACTCTGGTCTACATGTTGGTTGGATCATTCTGAGTTTCCCACTAGAGGCAGCCACCGACTGGTCTAAGGTTTGGATCATTCTGAGTTCTCTCAGGCAGCACCATATGGTGTGGTGGTCATTCTGAGTTCCCACTAAGGCCCTCTAAGGTTTGTGGATATTCTGAGTTTCCCACTAGACGGCAGCACCACTGTCTACAGTGTGGGGATGCATGTCTTGAGATTCTCTCCACTAGATGGCGTAGCACAATACTGGTTACAGTGTTGGTGGATATCTGAGTTCTCCCACTAGACAGACACCGGCACAGTGGAATGTTCCCACAAACGACCATGTCTAGCGAGTAGTTGGTGGATATTCTGAGTTTCTCAACTAGAGGCAACCACTGGTCTATCAGTGTTGTGGATCATTCTTGAGTTTTTCTCCACTAGAGGGCCAGCACACTGGTCTACAGTGTTGGTGGATCATTGAGTTTCTCTCCATAGGGAGCAGCACCACTTGTCTATGCAGTGTTGGTGAGTCAGTCTTGATTTCCCACTGAGGCGAGCACCATGTCTACATTGTTGGTGATTCATTCTGAGTTCCCACTAGAGGCACACCACTGGTCTAGCAGTTTGTGATCATTCCTGAGTTCCCACTAGAGGCAGCACACTGGCTACAGTGTTGTGTGTATTCATGTGCTGAGTTCCCACCTGAGGCAGCACCCACTGGGTCTACATGTTGGGTGGATCATTCTCTGAGTTTCTCCCTAGAGGCAGCACACTGTCTACAGGTGGTGATCATTCTGAGCTTTCTCCACTAGAGGCAAGTCAACTACTGGTCTACATGTTGGTGATCATTCTGAGTTTCTCTCACTAGAGGCAGCCACCCACTGGTCTATCAGTGTTGGTGGCATCATCTTGAGTTGCCCACTAGAGGAGTCACACATGGTCATACATGTTGTGGACTCATTCTGATTTTCTCCACTAAGGCAGAGCACTGCACAGTGTTGTGTCAGTCCAAGCCCACACTGTTGTGGTATATTCTGTAGTTTTCCCACTAAGGGCAGCACCACTGGTCTATCAGGTGTGGATCATTCTGAGTTTCCAAACACATAGAGGAGCACCACGGTCTACAGTTTGGTGGATCATTCTGAGTTCCCCACTTAGGCAGCACCACTGTCACGTGTTTGTGATCATTCTGAGTTTCCTCACTAGAGCAGCATGTCACAGGTGTGCCATGTGATTTCTCACAGGCCCATGGTCTACGGTTGGGGATCATTCTGGTCTTAAGTACATTCTCGTTTGTCTTCAGTCTCATAGGGAGCACCACTGTCACATGTGGTGGACTCATCTGAGTTCTCCACAAGGGCACGACACTGGTCTACAGTGTTGGTGATCATTCTGAGTCCTCATAGAGGGAGCATCACTGGTTACAGTTGTGGTGGAGTTCTTCTGGAGTTTCTCACTAGAGGGCAGCCCACTGGTCTACAGTGTTGGTGATATTCTGAGTTTCTCCACTAAGGGCAGACACCACTGGTCTACAGTGTTGGTGATCATTCGATGTTTCTTCCACTACGGGGCGCACCACTGTCTCAGATGGTTGGTGGATCATTCTGAGTttcccactagatggcagcacacTGTCTACCAGTTTGGTATCTTGGTACAGAGCCATGGTCTACATGTGGATCATCGAGTTTCCCCATAGAGGCAGCCCCTGTCCTTACAATGTGGTGGATCATTCTGAGTTTCTCACTGAGGGGCACCAAGTCTAAGCTGTGGTGGATCTTGTCACAGCAGCACATGTTCACCAGTGTTGGATTCTTTTTCCACTGAGCCCACTGTCTCTCATCTGAGTTCTCAAGGGGCAGCACCACATTCTACAGTGTTGGGATCATTGCTAGAGTTCCCCACTAGAGGGAGCACACTGTCCTATCAGTGGGTGGATATTCCTGAGTTCTCCCACTAGAGCGCACCACTGGTCTACAGTGTTGGTGGAATCATTAGAGTTTCCCCACTAGATGGGCAGCACCACTTCTAGTCAGTGTTGATGTATTCTGGTTTCCCATAGAGGCGCACCAACGGTCTACAGTGTCTGTGTGATCATCTGAGTTTCCCACTAGAGGAGCACCACTGTGCGTACACGTGTTGGTGCATACTGTTGAGTTTCTCTCCACTAGAGGGCCAGCCCAGCATCTGCGCTCTACATGTTGTGATCATTATGGTTTGCTCCTACTAGAGGGCAGCACACTGGCTTACAGTGTGGTCGATCATTTGAGTTTCCTCCACTAGGAGGCAGCACCACTGGTCTAAGTCAGTTTGGTGGCATCATTCTGAGTTGCATTACTAGAGTGCAGACCGATGGTCGTACAGTTTGGGGATCATTCATAGAGTTTCCACTAGAGGGCAGCACGCACTGGCTTAACAGTGTTGGTGGCCATCATACTGAGTTTCTCCACTAGAGGCAGCACACTGGTCTAGCATGTTGGTGGATCATTATGATTTCTCCACTAAGGGCAGCCACACTGTCTACAGGTTGGTGGATCATCTGATTTCTCCACTAGAGCGATCACCACTGCTCTGACAGTTGTTGGCGGAGTCATTCTTATTGTCCACTAGAGCGCACCACTGGTCTACATGGTGGTGATCATTCTGAGTTTCTCCCACTAGAGGCAGCACCATGGTCTACACGTGTTGTGGATCATTCTAGTTCCCCAATAGAGGGCAGCACACTGTCTACAGAGTTGGTCTTCGGTTATTCACTGAGAGACCACTTGTTGGCTTATCGTCACTAGAGGCAGCCCACTGGTCTCAGTTTGGTGGATCATCTGAGTTCTCCCACTCGAGGCAGACCACTGGTCTACAGTGCTTGGTGGATCATTCTGGTCTCCCACTAGAGGGCAAGCACCACTGTCTACGTTTGGTGATCATTCTGAGTTTCCCACTGAGGCGCGACCACTGTCTATCAGTTTGGTGGATCATTCTGAGTTCTCCACTAGAGGCAGCACCACTGGTCTACATGTGTGGTGGATCATTCTGAGTTCCCCACTAGAGGGCGCACACGTCTACAGTGTTGGTGAGTCTATTCTGATTTCCTCACTAGAGGGCAAGCACCACTGGTCTAGCAGTGTTGTTGATCATCTCTAGAGTTCCCCACTAGAGGGCCTGAGTCTACGATGTTTATCATGTCGAGTTTCATAGAGACCCACTGGCTAATGTGTTCATTTGAGTTTCCCACTAGGGGCAGCACACATCGTCTACAGTGTTGGTGATCATCTAGTTCCCCACTAGAGGCGCACAATGGTCTACAAGTGTTGTGGATCTTCTGAGTTTCCCCACTAGAGGAGCAGCACCACGGTCTTATCGTGTTCGGTGCGATATTATGAGTTTTCCTCGCACTAAGCAGCACACTGTCTACAGTGTGTGAGTTCATTCTGGTTTCCCACTAGAGGGCAAGCACCACTGTCTACGGGCATAGGTCCAGAGCGAACTTTTTGTGTGGATCATTCTGAGTTTCCCCACTAGAGGACAGCACCCTGGTCTACTGTGTTGGTGATCATTCTGAGTTCCCACTAGAGGGACCACACTGGTCTATCATGTTGGGTGATCCATTCTGACGTTCCACTAGAGGGCAGCACCAGCTGTCTACATGTTGGTGGATCATTCTGAGTTGTCTCCACTAGAGGCAGCACCCTACTGTCTACAGTGTTGGGGATCATTCTGAGTTTCTCCTGGGCAGCCCTGGTACAGTGAGCATCGAGTCCCACTGAGCCACCTGTCTACAAGTTGGTGATCATTCTGAGTTCCCCACTTAAGAGGGCACACACTGGTCTACATGTTGGCTGATCATTATGAGTTCTCCATAGATGGGCAGCAACCTGGTCTACAGGTNNNNNNNNNNNNNNNNNNNNNNNNNNNNNNNNNNNNNNNNNNNNNNNNNNNNNNNNNNNNNNNNNNNNNNNNNNNNNNNNNNNNNNNNNNNNNNNNNNNNNNNNNNNNNNNNNNNNNNNNNNNNNNNNNNNNNNNNNNNNNNNNNNNNNNNNNNNNNNNNNNNNNNNNNNNNNNNNNNNNNNNNNNNNNNNNNNNNNNNNNNNNNNNNNNNNNNNNNNNNNNNNNNNNNNNNNNNNNNNNNNNNNNNNNNNNNNNNNNNNNNNNNNNNNNNNNNNNNNNNNNNNNNNNNNNNNNNNNNNNNNNNNNNNNNNNNNNNNNNNNNNNNNNNNNNNNNNNNNNNNNNNNNNNNNNNNNNNNNNNNNNNNNNNNNNNNNNNNNNNNNNNNNNNNNNNNNNNNNNNNNNNNNNNNNNNNNNNNNNNNNNNNNNNNNNNNNNNNNNNNNNNNNNNNNNNNNNNNNNNNNNNNNNNNNNNNNNNNNNNNNNNNNNNNNNNNNNNNNNNNNNNNNNNNNNNNNNNNNNNNNNNNNNNNNNNNNNNNNNNNNNNNNNNNNNNNNNNNNNNNNNNNNNNNNNNNNNNNNNNNNNNNNNNNNNNNNNNNNNNNNNNNNNNNNNNNNNNNNNNNNNNNNNNNNNNNNNNNNNNNNNNNNNNNNNNNNNNNNNNNNNNNNNNNNNNNNNNNNNNNNNNNNNNNNNNNNNNNNNNNNNNNNNNNNNNNNNNNNNNNNNNNNNNNNNNNNNNNNNNNNNNNNNNNNNNNNNNNNNNNNNNNNNNNNNNNNNNNNNNNNNNNNNNNNNNNNNNNNNNNNNNNNNNNNNNNNNNNNNNNNNNNNNNNNNNNNNNNNNNNNNNNNNNNNNNNNNNNNNNNNNNNNNNNNNNNNNNNNNNNNNNNNNNNNNNNNNNNNNNNNNNNNNNNNNNNNNNNNNNNNNNNNNNNNNNNNNNNNNNNNNNNNNNNNNNNNNNNNNNNNNNNNNNNNNNNNNNNNNNNNNNNNNNNNNNNNNNNNNNNNNNNNNNNNNNNNNNNNNNNNNNNNNNNNNNNNNNNNNNNNNNNNNNNNNNNNNNNNNNNNNNNNNNNNNNNNNNNNNNNNNNNNNNNNNNNNNNNNNNNNNNNNNNNNNNNNNNNNNNNNNNNNNNNNNNNNNNNNNNNNNNNNNNNNNNNNNNNNNNNNNNNNNNNNNNNNNNNNNNNNNNNNNNNNNNNNNNNNNNNNNNNNNNNNNNNNNNNNNNNNNNNNNNNNNNNNNNNNNNNNNNNNNNNNNNNNNNNNNNNNNNNNNNNNNNNNNNNNNNNNNNNNNNNNNNNNNNNNNNNNNNNNNNNNNNNNNNNNNNNNNNNNNNNNNNNNNNNNNNNNNNNNNNNNNNNNNNNNNNNNNNNNNNNNNNNNNNNNNNNNNNNNNNNNNNNNNNNNNNNNNNNNNNNNNNNNNNNNNNNNNNNNNNNNNNNNNNNNNNNNNNNNNNNNNNNNNNNNNNNNNNNNNNNNNNNNNNNNNNNNNNNNNNNNNNNNNNNNNNNNNNNNNNNNNNNNNNNNNNNNNNNNNNNNNNNNNNNNNNNNNNNNNNNNNNNNNNNNNNNNNNNNNNNNNNNNNNNNNNNNNNNNNNNNNNNNAGAGGCAGCACCACTGGTCTACAGTGTTGGTGGGATCATTATTGAGTTTCTCCACTAGAGGGGCAGCACACTGGTCTCAGTGTTGGTGGATCATTCTATGAGTGGCACTAGAGGGGCAGCACCCTGGTCTACAGTGTTGGTGGATATTCTTGGAAGTTCTCACTAGAGCAGCACCACTGTCTACAGTGTTGGTGGATCATTTGAGGTCTCCACTAGAGGGCAGCACCACTGGGTCTTACAGTTGTGGGGATCCATTCTGAGTTTCCCACTAGAGGGCAGCACCACTGGTCCTACAGTGTTGGTGGATCATTATTTGAGTTTCCCCACTAGAGGGCAGCACCACTTGGTCTACAGTGTGGTGGATCTGATGAGTTTCCCCACATAGGGCAGCACCACTGGTCTTACAGGGGTTGTGATCGATTCTGAGTTTCTCCACTAGAGGGCAGCACCACTGGCGTCTACAGTGTTGGTTGGATCATGGGCTGAGTTTCCCCACTAGAGGCAGCACACTGGTCTTAGGGGGTATTCTAGCTCGCTCTAATCGGGTATTAGCGTTCCCATAGCTAACATAAAGTCTAGCATTCAATAATATCAAAACACATGCAGTTCACGTTAATGTTCTCACCCAGGAGCCGTCCACCAAGACATGAGATGTTCTTCCACCCAGAGCCTCCACCAACGACCTGGAGGGATGTTCCTCACCCCAGAGCCTCGCCACCAAGACATGAATGATGGAGGATGTATATTGTGTCTCCTGCAGAATGACAGTCCCTGGTGTCTGCTCCTTGAAAACTCTTCTCTTCTTCACATCCTGATGGTCACCCTGCCCATGGGATGATACTTCGCATCAAAGGCATACATCTTTGAAGGGAAATCATTATTTCTTGGTCTGAGAGGGCCTAAATATCCCAATCAATATTCAAAACAATTATTTGAATTGAACTTTTCTCTTCCTCGtcacctgtcttcctctccttttcctccccacctctctctctcctcctccccctctccttcctccccacctctctctcctcctcacgctctccccttccttcctcccactctcttcctcctcaacctcccctcctcctctcgtctctctccaggTTCCCACAATTGTCTAACTCAGACAGTTTTTCTATGCTGCCATTCGTAAGCTGTGCTGGCCGACATGTGTCTGGCCTCTGTTCGTCTACGTGGCCTTGGAACAGGCTCCACCAAGACAATGGGAAACACGGACTAACCGTAACTGGCCCTGCTGCTGGCCCAGAGAAGCATGGACCAGGGATGGAGGCCCAGCCATCCAGCTGCCACCCCAGCCTGCTTCTCTCCAGCCCCACCTCAGCCTGGCTTTCTCTCCAGCCCCCACCTCAGCCTGGCTTCTCTCCAGCCCCCACCCCAGCCGGATTCTCTCCAGCCCCCACCCCACcctgtcttcctctgtccagGCCCCCACCCCACCCTGTTCTTCTTCCAGCCCCACCCCACCCTGGCTTCTCTCCAGCCCCCACCCCACCCTGTCTTCTCTCCAGCCCCCACCCCACCCTGTCTTCTCT
Above is a window of Salvelinus sp. IW2-2015 unplaced genomic scaffold, ASM291031v2 Un_scaffold2548, whole genome shotgun sequence DNA encoding:
- the LOC139025356 gene encoding LOW QUALITY PROTEIN: vacuolar ATPase assembly integral membrane protein VMA21-like (The sequence of the model RefSeq protein was modified relative to this genomic sequence to represent the inferred CDS: inserted 1 base in 1 codon; substituted 1 base at 1 genomic stop codon), yielding MEGYAKTSLSTTYAGAPDFRGMTVPGVCSLKTLLFFTXLMVTLPMGXYFASKAYIFEGKSLFLAVLADMCLASVRLRGLGTGSTKTMGNTD